A window of Lepidochelys kempii isolate rLepKem1 chromosome 1, rLepKem1.hap2, whole genome shotgun sequence contains these coding sequences:
- the UPK1B gene encoding uroplakin-1b, with amino-acid sequence MAKGDNGVRFFQGLLILGNVIIGMCGIALMAECIFFVSDQQTLYPLLEATNNDDIYGAAWIGIFVGFALFNLSVLGIIGVIKSHRTMLLVYIILMLVTYGFEVASCITAATHRDFFTPNLFLKQMLEKYQNPEPANNDDKWMSEGVTRTWDRLMLQNQCCGVNGPSDWQNYMSVFRSRNSDSEFPWPRQCCVMDVQGIPINLDGCKLGVSGYYNNKGCYDIISGPMNRHAWGVAWFGFAILCWTFWVLICTMFYWSRIEY; translated from the exons ATGGCAAAAGGCGATAATGGAGTGCGCTTTTTCCAAGGCCTACTAATTCTCGGCAATGTGATTATTGGG ATGTGTGGCATTGCACTGATGGCAGAGTGCATCTTCTTCGTGTCGGATCAGCAGACTCTGTACCCTCTGCTGGAAGCCACCAATAATGATGACATCTATGGTGCAGCCTGGATTGGCATCTTCGTTGGCTTTGCTCTCTTTAATCTGTCTGTCCTGGGCATCATTGGAGTCATTAAGTCACACCGCACAATGCTGCTGGTG TATATCATTCTGATGTTGGTCACATATGGATTTGAAGTGGcttcttgcatcacagcagcaacTCATCGAGATTTT TTCACACCCAATCTCTTCCTGAAGCAAATGTTGGAAAAGTATCAGAACCCAGAGCCAGCCAACAATGATGATAAGTGGATGAGTGAAGGTGTCACCAGGACATGGGACCGCCTCATGCTACAG AATCAGTGCTGTGGGGTGAATGGCCCCTCTGACTGGCAGAACTACATGTCTGTGTTCAGGAGCAGGAACAGTGACTCAGAGTTCCCTTGGCCACGCCAGTGCTGTGTCATGGATGTCCAAGGAATTCCAATCAACTTGGATGGCTGCAAACTGGGTGTCTCCGGCTACTATAATAATAAG GGTTGCTATGACATTATCTCTGGTCCAATGAACAGACATGCTTGGGGTGTTGCCTGGTTTGGCTTTGCCATTCTCTGCTGGACT TTCTGGGTTCTTATCTGCACCATGTTCTATTGGAGCAGAATTGAATACTGA